In the genome of Anas platyrhynchos isolate ZD024472 breed Pekin duck chromosome 21, IASCAAS_PekinDuck_T2T, whole genome shotgun sequence, one region contains:
- the ANKRD60 gene encoding ankyrin repeat domain-containing protein 60 gives MTMSSLPPRTFGVRLCLAETNEMFSLPQCQNDLTLKKLKSHLELLTGIPLHFQRLQYLDEMDLLDDSTFKDNDIIRGGTITMRIWRQDGWGHLVAAAAKGDTVKLAHLGVTEDFAGTTPYAEILGPEQKKEWVAHRAFVALFVASHRGHVRTATFLLRHGADVHYKTPLGRTALHVAAVMGRCDCIELLLSCGARALDPDSEGQTAVSLARLWGQQQSERTMIRFKWQKKSAAAVLPSSSESLDMQEMSGHAS, from the exons ATGACCATGTCTTCCTTGCCTCCAAGGACTTTCGGTGTCCGCCTTTGTCTGGCAGAAACTAATGAAATGTTTTCCCTGCCTCAGTGCCAGAATGACTTGACTCTGAAGAAGCTTAAGTCCCATTTAGAATTACTGACTGGGATCCCCCTTCATTTCCAGCGGCTTCAATACCTGGATGAAA TGGATCTGCTAGATGATTCTACATTTAAGGACAATGATATTATCCGTGGTGGAACAATTACGATGCGCATCTGGAGACAAGATGGCTGGGGGCATCTtgtggcagctgctgcaaaAGGAGACACTGTGAAG CTGGCCCATCTGGGAGTTACAGAGGATTTTGCTGGCACCACACCGTATGCAGAGATACTGGGAccagaacagaaaaaggaatggGTGGCGCACCGAGCTTTTGTGGCACTGTTTGTTGCCAGCCACAGAGGTCATGTTAGAACTGCCACGTTTCTCCTGAGACATG GTGCGGATGTGCATTACAAAACCCCGCTAGGAAGGACTGCCCTTCATGTAGCTGCTGTCATGGGCCGCTGTGACTGCATTGAGCTGCTCCTTAGCTGTGGAGCACGAGCCCTCGACCCAGATAGTGAGGGACAAACTGCAGTGAGCCTCGCCCGCCTGTGGGGCCAGCAGCAGAGCGAGCGCACAATGATTCGCTTCAAGTGGCAGAAGAAGtcggctgctgctgtgctgccctcCAGTTCTGAGAGTCTGGACATGCAGGAGATGTCTGGCCACGCGTCCTAA
- the LOC101805171 gene encoding serine/threonine-protein phosphatase 4 regulatory subunit 1 isoform X1, whose product MAGIPLYFVDLQDDLDDFGFEDYGPDCDSMRITAFLDIPGQDNLTPLARLEKYAFSDNVFNRQIIARGLLDVFRDFSNNEEDFLTVMEIVVRLSEDAEPTVRTELMEQIPPIAIFLQESRPKFPTAFFEYLMPIVVRYLTDVNNQVRKAGQEALLILLEQDLVAQSDIENKVCPILLDLSAPDSDDEYKVEAVNIICKMASMLSRTTVEHMLLPRFCELCSDGKLFQVRKICAANFGDICNAVGQEATERLLIPKFFELCSDSVWGMRKACAECFMAVSYTTSPEVRRSKLSPLFISLISDTCRWVRQAAFQSLGPFISTFANPSSAGLYIREDGTLSIRPSTQDVNSNSCQPSNNITLIASSTNATSSSSEQPMEIKPEPSTEETSAEVNMPLSVENLNKDTWEASSDCRTNPGEDLSRLSQDDKVVAGVVEVSMDSSLPGTNSRLQSAEDVFNTFLYWRPPLPDISQDLELLQFKTEKHKDSCSVPCNNCVASSEIKKVLESLQEHIDDPDVQAQVQVLSAALRAAQFDSVGNCETKKMEESSGKLQNKTISGETAVSDTTCNQLEEDTLSSTASQDDISDESATSILKSTDSGEQHRGNSVFLKKDQEKNPPFEDDKSKLQDIIPQPLLDQYLSMTDPARAQTVDTEIAKHCAYSLPGVALTLGRQNWHCLKDTYETLASDVQWKVRRTLAFSIHELAVILGDQLTAADLVPIFNGFLKDLDEVRIGVLKHLYDFLKLLHADKRREYLYQLQEFVVTDNSRNWRFRYELAEQLILILELYNPNDVYDYLRHIALTLCSDKVSEVRWISFKLVVAILQKFYTNNANALGLNFINELIVRFRHCSKWVGRQAFAFICQAVVEEECMPVDQFVEHLLPSLLSLASDPVPNVRVLLAKALRQTLLEKAYFKSVGNPHLEAAEETILALQSDRDQDVAFFATIKLKQNNMDNTPIEKQN is encoded by the exons TTGGATTTGAAGATTATGGACCAGACTGTGATAGCATGAGGATAACAGCATTCTTGGACATTCCAGGACAGGATAATTTGACTCCACTGGCTCGTCTAGAAAAATATGCCTTCAGTGATAACGTATTTAACAG GCAAATTATTGCCAGAGGTCTTTTGGATGTCTTTCGAGATTTCAGTAACAATGAGGAAGACTTCCTGACTGTAATGGAAATAGTAGTCAGACTCTCTGAAGATGCAG AACCAACTGTACGTACAGAGCTGATGGAACAAATACCTCCAATTGCCATTTTTCTGCAAGAAAGTCGACCAAAATTCCCAACAGCATTTTTTGAATACCTTATGCCCATAGTAGTGAGATATCTCACAGATGTTAACAATCAG GTCAGAAAGGCAGGTCAAGAAGCACTGCTCATACTGCTGGAACAAGATCTTGTTGCTCAGAGTGACATAGAAAACAAGGTGTGTCCAATTCTGTTGGACCTCTCTGCTCCTGACAGTGATGACGAGTACAAGGTGGAAGCCGTGAAT ATAATCTGTAAAATGGCTTCTATGTTGAGCAGAACAACAGTTGAGCACATGCTGCTTCCTCGTTTTTGTGAACTTTGCAGTGATGGGAAATTGTTTCAAGTCCGAAAG atttGCGCAGCTAATTTTGGTGACATTTGTAATGCAGTTGGTCAAGAAGCCACAGAAAGACTTCTG ATTCCCAAGTTCTTTGAACTTTGCTCTGATAGTGTTTGGGGAATGAGAAAAGCTTGTGCTGAATGCTTTATGGCAGTGTCCTACACTACATCCCCAGAAGTCCGCAGAAGCAAACTATCCCCACTCTTCATCAGTCTTATTAGTGACACTTGTAGATGG GTTCGTCAGGCAGCTTTTCAGTCTCTTGGCCCCTTTATTTCTACTTTTGCAAACCCTTCAAGTGCTGGTCTTTACATTCGAGAAGATGGGACGCTGAGTATCCGACCATCAACACAAGATGTAAATTCCAATTCCTGTCAACCAAGCAACAATATAACTTTAATTGCCTCTAGTACAAATGCTACATCATCCAG TTCAGAACAACCAATGGAAATCAAACCAGAGCCTTCAACTGAGGAGACTTCAGCTGAAGTGAATATGCCGCTCTCAGTTGAGAACCTGAATAAAGACACATGGGAAGCAAGTTCAGATTGTCGTACAAATCCTGGAGAAGATCTGTCTAGGTTGTCTCAGGATGATAAAGTTGTTGCTGGTGTGGTTGAAGTCTCTATGGACAGCAGTTTGCCAGGAACGAACTCAAGGCTACAGTCTGCTGAGGATGTGTTTAATACATTTCTATACTGGCGCCCTCCTCTGCCTGATATAAGCCAGGACCTGGAGTTGCTTCAGTTCAAGACTGAGAAGCACAAAGACAGCTGCTCTGTGCCATGTAATAACTGTGTGGCtagcagtgaaataaaaaaagttcTAGAAAGCTTACAGGAGCACATAGATGATCCAGATGTTCAAG CTCAGGTCCAAGTGTTGTCTGCTGCTCTAAGAGCTGCTCAGTTTGATTCTGTTGGGAACTGTGAGAccaaaaaaatggaagagagcAGTGGCAAACTTCAGAACAAGACTATTTCAGGGGAAACAGCTGTTTCAGATACTACCTGCAACCAGCTGGAGGAAGACACCCTTTCATCCACTGCATCCCAAGATGATATCAGTGATGAGTCTGCCACCAGTATACTGAAAAGCACA GATTCAGGGGAACAACACAGAGGAAacagtgtatttttaaagaaagaccAGGAAAAGAATCCACCATTTGAAGATGACAAGTCAAAGTTACAG GATATCATACCTCAACCTTTACTAGACCAGTACTTGTCAATGACTGACCCTGCTCGTGCCCAGACTGTTGATACTGAAATAGCCAAACACTGTGCATATAGTCTTCCTGGAGTGGCCTTAACGCTGGGCAGGCAGAACTGGCACTGCCTGAAAGATACGTATGAGACGCTGGCCTCAGATGtacag TGGAAGGTACGCCGGACACTAGCTTTCTCAATCCATGAACTAGCAGTTATTTTGGGGGATCAGCTAACAGCTGCTGATCTGGTGCCAATTTTCAATGGATTCTTGAAAGATCTAGATGAAGTACGCATTGGTGTCCTTAAACATCTCTATGACTTCCTAAAG ttacTTCATGCAGACAAAAGGCGAGAGTATCTTTATCAACTTCAAGAATTTGTGGTGACTGATAACAGCAGGAACTGGAGGTTTCGTTATGAGCTGGCAGA GCAGCTGATCCTGATATTGGAACTCTACAATCCCAATGATGTCTACGACTACTTAAGACATATTGCACTGACTCTCTGCTCCGATAAAGTTTCAGAAGTTCGGTGGATCTCCTTCAAACTG GTTGTAGCAATACTACAGAAGTTCTATACAAACAATGCAAATGCACTGGGATTAAATTTCATTAATGAACTTATAGTGCGGTTTCGTCACTGTTCCAAGTGGGTTGGAAGACAAGCTTTTGCCTTCATTTGTCAG GCTGTGGTGGAAGAAGAATGTATGCCTGTTGACCAATTTGTTGAACACTTACTCCCCAGTCTTTTAAGTCTTGCTTCAGATCCTGTGCCAAACGTAAGGGTTCTGCTCGCCAAGGCTCTAAGGCAGACGTTACTGGAGAAAG cttattttaaaagtgttggCAATCCTCATCTAGAAGCTGCAGAGGAGACCATTCTAGCTCTTCAATCTGACAGAGATCAAGATGTGGCCTTCTTTGCTACcataaaactaaaacaaaacaacatggaCAATACTcccattgaaaaacaaaactaa
- the LOC101805171 gene encoding serine/threonine-protein phosphatase 4 regulatory subunit 1 isoform X2, protein MAVGFEDYGPDCDSMRITAFLDIPGQDNLTPLARLEKYAFSDNVFNRQIIARGLLDVFRDFSNNEEDFLTVMEIVVRLSEDAEPTVRTELMEQIPPIAIFLQESRPKFPTAFFEYLMPIVVRYLTDVNNQVRKAGQEALLILLEQDLVAQSDIENKVCPILLDLSAPDSDDEYKVEAVNIICKMASMLSRTTVEHMLLPRFCELCSDGKLFQVRKICAANFGDICNAVGQEATERLLIPKFFELCSDSVWGMRKACAECFMAVSYTTSPEVRRSKLSPLFISLISDTCRWVRQAAFQSLGPFISTFANPSSAGLYIREDGTLSIRPSTQDVNSNSCQPSNNITLIASSTNATSSSSEQPMEIKPEPSTEETSAEVNMPLSVENLNKDTWEASSDCRTNPGEDLSRLSQDDKVVAGVVEVSMDSSLPGTNSRLQSAEDVFNTFLYWRPPLPDISQDLELLQFKTEKHKDSCSVPCNNCVASSEIKKVLESLQEHIDDPDVQAQVQVLSAALRAAQFDSVGNCETKKMEESSGKLQNKTISGETAVSDTTCNQLEEDTLSSTASQDDISDESATSILKSTDSGEQHRGNSVFLKKDQEKNPPFEDDKSKLQDIIPQPLLDQYLSMTDPARAQTVDTEIAKHCAYSLPGVALTLGRQNWHCLKDTYETLASDVQWKVRRTLAFSIHELAVILGDQLTAADLVPIFNGFLKDLDEVRIGVLKHLYDFLKLLHADKRREYLYQLQEFVVTDNSRNWRFRYELAEQLILILELYNPNDVYDYLRHIALTLCSDKVSEVRWISFKLVVAILQKFYTNNANALGLNFINELIVRFRHCSKWVGRQAFAFICQAVVEEECMPVDQFVEHLLPSLLSLASDPVPNVRVLLAKALRQTLLEKAYFKSVGNPHLEAAEETILALQSDRDQDVAFFATIKLKQNNMDNTPIEKQN, encoded by the exons TTGGATTTGAAGATTATGGACCAGACTGTGATAGCATGAGGATAACAGCATTCTTGGACATTCCAGGACAGGATAATTTGACTCCACTGGCTCGTCTAGAAAAATATGCCTTCAGTGATAACGTATTTAACAG GCAAATTATTGCCAGAGGTCTTTTGGATGTCTTTCGAGATTTCAGTAACAATGAGGAAGACTTCCTGACTGTAATGGAAATAGTAGTCAGACTCTCTGAAGATGCAG AACCAACTGTACGTACAGAGCTGATGGAACAAATACCTCCAATTGCCATTTTTCTGCAAGAAAGTCGACCAAAATTCCCAACAGCATTTTTTGAATACCTTATGCCCATAGTAGTGAGATATCTCACAGATGTTAACAATCAG GTCAGAAAGGCAGGTCAAGAAGCACTGCTCATACTGCTGGAACAAGATCTTGTTGCTCAGAGTGACATAGAAAACAAGGTGTGTCCAATTCTGTTGGACCTCTCTGCTCCTGACAGTGATGACGAGTACAAGGTGGAAGCCGTGAAT ATAATCTGTAAAATGGCTTCTATGTTGAGCAGAACAACAGTTGAGCACATGCTGCTTCCTCGTTTTTGTGAACTTTGCAGTGATGGGAAATTGTTTCAAGTCCGAAAG atttGCGCAGCTAATTTTGGTGACATTTGTAATGCAGTTGGTCAAGAAGCCACAGAAAGACTTCTG ATTCCCAAGTTCTTTGAACTTTGCTCTGATAGTGTTTGGGGAATGAGAAAAGCTTGTGCTGAATGCTTTATGGCAGTGTCCTACACTACATCCCCAGAAGTCCGCAGAAGCAAACTATCCCCACTCTTCATCAGTCTTATTAGTGACACTTGTAGATGG GTTCGTCAGGCAGCTTTTCAGTCTCTTGGCCCCTTTATTTCTACTTTTGCAAACCCTTCAAGTGCTGGTCTTTACATTCGAGAAGATGGGACGCTGAGTATCCGACCATCAACACAAGATGTAAATTCCAATTCCTGTCAACCAAGCAACAATATAACTTTAATTGCCTCTAGTACAAATGCTACATCATCCAG TTCAGAACAACCAATGGAAATCAAACCAGAGCCTTCAACTGAGGAGACTTCAGCTGAAGTGAATATGCCGCTCTCAGTTGAGAACCTGAATAAAGACACATGGGAAGCAAGTTCAGATTGTCGTACAAATCCTGGAGAAGATCTGTCTAGGTTGTCTCAGGATGATAAAGTTGTTGCTGGTGTGGTTGAAGTCTCTATGGACAGCAGTTTGCCAGGAACGAACTCAAGGCTACAGTCTGCTGAGGATGTGTTTAATACATTTCTATACTGGCGCCCTCCTCTGCCTGATATAAGCCAGGACCTGGAGTTGCTTCAGTTCAAGACTGAGAAGCACAAAGACAGCTGCTCTGTGCCATGTAATAACTGTGTGGCtagcagtgaaataaaaaaagttcTAGAAAGCTTACAGGAGCACATAGATGATCCAGATGTTCAAG CTCAGGTCCAAGTGTTGTCTGCTGCTCTAAGAGCTGCTCAGTTTGATTCTGTTGGGAACTGTGAGAccaaaaaaatggaagagagcAGTGGCAAACTTCAGAACAAGACTATTTCAGGGGAAACAGCTGTTTCAGATACTACCTGCAACCAGCTGGAGGAAGACACCCTTTCATCCACTGCATCCCAAGATGATATCAGTGATGAGTCTGCCACCAGTATACTGAAAAGCACA GATTCAGGGGAACAACACAGAGGAAacagtgtatttttaaagaaagaccAGGAAAAGAATCCACCATTTGAAGATGACAAGTCAAAGTTACAG GATATCATACCTCAACCTTTACTAGACCAGTACTTGTCAATGACTGACCCTGCTCGTGCCCAGACTGTTGATACTGAAATAGCCAAACACTGTGCATATAGTCTTCCTGGAGTGGCCTTAACGCTGGGCAGGCAGAACTGGCACTGCCTGAAAGATACGTATGAGACGCTGGCCTCAGATGtacag TGGAAGGTACGCCGGACACTAGCTTTCTCAATCCATGAACTAGCAGTTATTTTGGGGGATCAGCTAACAGCTGCTGATCTGGTGCCAATTTTCAATGGATTCTTGAAAGATCTAGATGAAGTACGCATTGGTGTCCTTAAACATCTCTATGACTTCCTAAAG ttacTTCATGCAGACAAAAGGCGAGAGTATCTTTATCAACTTCAAGAATTTGTGGTGACTGATAACAGCAGGAACTGGAGGTTTCGTTATGAGCTGGCAGA GCAGCTGATCCTGATATTGGAACTCTACAATCCCAATGATGTCTACGACTACTTAAGACATATTGCACTGACTCTCTGCTCCGATAAAGTTTCAGAAGTTCGGTGGATCTCCTTCAAACTG GTTGTAGCAATACTACAGAAGTTCTATACAAACAATGCAAATGCACTGGGATTAAATTTCATTAATGAACTTATAGTGCGGTTTCGTCACTGTTCCAAGTGGGTTGGAAGACAAGCTTTTGCCTTCATTTGTCAG GCTGTGGTGGAAGAAGAATGTATGCCTGTTGACCAATTTGTTGAACACTTACTCCCCAGTCTTTTAAGTCTTGCTTCAGATCCTGTGCCAAACGTAAGGGTTCTGCTCGCCAAGGCTCTAAGGCAGACGTTACTGGAGAAAG cttattttaaaagtgttggCAATCCTCATCTAGAAGCTGCAGAGGAGACCATTCTAGCTCTTCAATCTGACAGAGATCAAGATGTGGCCTTCTTTGCTACcataaaactaaaacaaaacaacatggaCAATACTcccattgaaaaacaaaactaa